A DNA window from Rhodococcus sp. Z13 contains the following coding sequences:
- a CDS encoding DUF1360 domain-containing protein, with the protein MGTPVREMTDAVRDEAETYRNGEDRPLGGYAVLMSVYLTIVSVLGGVAARRGRAMPRPDTGDLVVTALASHKISRIVSKAAVTSPVRAPFTRYEEPGGPAEVMEQPRTSSRVRHAVGELLACPFCLDLWVVTALVFGRVHAPNLTRLVAGSFAALTGADFLHLAYAKAQQIAEG; encoded by the coding sequence ATGGGTACACCCGTACGAGAGATGACCGACGCGGTCCGCGACGAGGCCGAGACCTACCGGAACGGGGAGGACCGCCCGCTCGGCGGTTACGCGGTGCTCATGTCCGTGTACCTGACGATCGTGTCGGTGCTCGGCGGTGTCGCGGCCCGACGCGGACGTGCGATGCCGCGGCCGGACACCGGGGATCTCGTCGTCACCGCGCTCGCGAGCCACAAGATCTCCCGCATCGTCAGCAAGGCGGCGGTGACCAGCCCGGTGCGGGCCCCGTTCACGCGATACGAGGAACCGGGTGGGCCGGCCGAGGTGATGGAGCAGCCGCGAACCTCGTCGCGGGTCCGGCACGCTGTGGGGGAGCTGCTGGCGTGCCCGTTCTGTCTGGACCTGTGGGTGGTGACGGCCCTGGTCTTCGGCCGGGTCCACGCGCCGAACCTCACTCGGCTGGTGGCGGGCTCCTTCGCCGCCCTGACCGGCGCCGACTTCCTGCACCTGGCCTACGCGAAGGCGCAGCAGATCGCCGAGGGCTGA
- a CDS encoding HNH endonuclease family protein, whose translation MTAVLVAVVVSWSWDNLGTDTDAVPGSPDRAAIHALLAQVDVVAERPEVPGYERGCGPGEGCVFGPAWSDDHPGAGGRDGCDTRNEVLARDLRSPVLRPGSGDCVVLSGVLHDPYTGARVEFRRAEAQAVHIDHIYPLAAAWDLGAARWPADRRRQFANDITYNLVAVDGQANIDKGDRTPAQWLPPAAGYRCWFAGRYLTVAVRYALPVTAADHRVLSEVAGSCP comes from the coding sequence GTGACGGCGGTACTGGTCGCGGTGGTGGTGTCCTGGTCCTGGGACAACCTGGGTACGGACACCGATGCGGTGCCGGGCAGCCCGGACCGGGCCGCGATCCACGCCCTGCTCGCACAGGTGGACGTGGTGGCCGAGCGCCCGGAGGTGCCGGGTTACGAGCGTGGTTGCGGCCCGGGTGAGGGGTGCGTGTTCGGTCCTGCCTGGTCCGACGATCATCCGGGTGCCGGTGGGCGCGACGGCTGCGACACCCGCAACGAGGTGCTCGCCCGCGACCTCCGCTCCCCCGTCCTCCGACCGGGCAGCGGCGACTGCGTGGTGCTCTCCGGGGTGCTGCACGACCCGTACACCGGTGCGCGCGTGGAGTTCCGGCGCGCCGAGGCGCAGGCGGTGCACATCGACCACATCTATCCGCTCGCGGCGGCGTGGGATCTGGGTGCGGCGCGCTGGCCCGCCGACCGGCGGCGGCAGTTCGCCAACGACATCACCTACAACCTCGTCGCGGTGGACGGGCAGGCCAATATCGACAAGGGCGATCGCACACCCGCGCAGTGGTTGCCGCCGGCCGCCGGTTACCGCTGCTGGTTCGCCGGGCGGTATCTCACCGTGGCGGTGCGCTACGCGCTGCCGGTCACGGCCGCGGATCACCGCGTGCTGAGCGAGGTGGCCGGATCGTGCCCGTGA
- a CDS encoding CoA-acylating methylmalonate-semialdehyde dehydrogenase: MSVRELTHFVGGQHVAGTSGRFADVFDPNTGEVQARVPLATRAEVEAAIANAEEAQKEWASWNPQKRVRVLMRFLQLAQDNMDELARLLSSEHGKTIPDAKGDIQRGLEVVEVALGAPHLLKGEYTESAGTGIDVYSMRQPLGVVAGITPFNFPAMIPLWKAAPALACGNAFVLKPSERDPSVPLRLAELFLEAGLPAGVFNVVNGDKESVDVLLDDRRIKAIGFVGSTPIAQYIYETAAKNGKRAQCFGGAKNHAIIMPDADLDQVADALVGAAYGSAGERCMALSVAVPVGEETADRLVAKLVERIADLRIGTSFDEKADFGPLVTAAARDRVHDYIAKGIEEGAELVVDGRDFVLEGHENGFFSGATLFDKVTTDMSIYTDEIFGPVLSVVRARDYEHALRLPTEHEYGNGVAIFTRDGDTARDFVSRVQVGMVGVNVPIPVPIAYYTFGGWKASGFGDLNQHGPDAFRFYTKTKTVTQRWPSGVKEGDLEGAHVADTDHFVIPTMD; encoded by the coding sequence ATGAGCGTTCGAGAACTCACCCACTTCGTCGGCGGACAGCACGTCGCCGGCACCTCCGGCCGCTTCGCCGACGTCTTCGACCCCAACACCGGCGAGGTCCAGGCGCGCGTCCCGCTCGCCACCCGCGCCGAGGTCGAGGCCGCCATCGCCAATGCTGAAGAGGCGCAGAAGGAATGGGCCTCGTGGAACCCGCAGAAGCGCGTCCGCGTGCTGATGCGTTTCCTGCAGCTCGCGCAGGACAACATGGACGAGCTCGCCCGCCTGCTGTCGAGCGAGCACGGCAAGACCATCCCCGACGCCAAGGGTGACATCCAGCGCGGCCTCGAGGTCGTCGAGGTCGCCCTCGGCGCCCCGCACCTGCTCAAGGGCGAGTACACCGAGTCCGCCGGCACCGGCATCGACGTCTACTCGATGCGGCAGCCGCTCGGCGTCGTCGCCGGCATCACCCCGTTCAACTTCCCGGCGATGATCCCGTTGTGGAAAGCCGCCCCGGCCCTCGCCTGCGGTAACGCCTTCGTGCTCAAGCCTTCCGAGCGCGACCCCTCCGTCCCGCTGCGCCTGGCCGAGCTGTTCCTCGAGGCCGGCCTGCCCGCCGGTGTGTTCAACGTCGTCAACGGCGACAAGGAGTCCGTCGACGTCCTGCTCGACGACCGGCGCATCAAGGCGATCGGCTTCGTCGGCTCCACCCCGATCGCGCAGTACATCTACGAGACGGCCGCGAAGAACGGCAAGCGCGCGCAGTGCTTCGGCGGCGCGAAGAACCACGCGATCATCATGCCCGACGCCGACCTCGACCAGGTCGCCGACGCTCTCGTCGGTGCGGCCTACGGCTCGGCAGGCGAGCGCTGCATGGCGCTGTCCGTCGCCGTGCCCGTCGGTGAGGAGACCGCCGACCGCCTCGTCGCCAAGCTCGTCGAGCGCATCGCCGACCTGCGCATCGGCACCAGCTTCGACGAGAAGGCCGACTTCGGCCCGCTCGTGACCGCCGCCGCCCGCGACCGCGTCCACGACTACATCGCCAAGGGCATCGAGGAGGGCGCCGAACTCGTCGTCGACGGACGCGATTTCGTGCTCGAGGGCCACGAGAACGGCTTCTTCTCCGGCGCGACCCTGTTCGACAAGGTCACCACCGACATGTCGATCTACACCGACGAGATCTTCGGTCCCGTCCTGTCGGTCGTGCGCGCCCGCGACTACGAGCACGCCCTGCGCCTGCCCACCGAGCACGAGTACGGCAACGGCGTGGCGATCTTCACCCGCGACGGCGACACCGCCCGCGACTTCGTCTCCCGCGTCCAGGTCGGCATGGTCGGCGTCAACGTCCCGATCCCGGTGCCGATCGCCTACTACACCTTCGGTGGCTGGAAGGCCTCCGGCTTCGGCGACCTCAACCAGCACGGCCCCGACGCCTTCCGCTTCTACACCAAGACCAAGACGGTCACGCAGCGCTGGCCCTCCGGTGTCAAGGAAGGCGACCTCGAGGGTGCCCACGTCGCCGACACCGACCACTTCGTCATCCCGACGATGGACTAG
- a CDS encoding acyl-CoA dehydrogenase family protein, producing the protein MFILSDDDRAIRDTARDFANEYLVPNAVEWDQNKHFPVDVLRKAAELGMGGIYVSEDVGGSGLRRLDSVRIFEELAKGCPSVAAYISIHNMVTWMIDKFGNDDQRKQWVPKLCSMEHLASYCLTEPGAGSDAAALSTKAVRDGDEYVLTGVKQFISGAGSSDVYVIMARTGDTGARGISAFIVPKDTPGLSFGANEKKMGWNAQPTRQVILEGARVPAANLLGTEGGGFRIAMHGLNGGRINIAACSVGGGQTALDRTVAYLAERKAFGERLLDSQALQFRLADMRIDLEAARTLLWRAADALDRGTDDVVELCAMAKRFATDAGFRVANEALQLHGGYGYLAEYGIEKIVRDLRVHQILEGTNEIMRVVVARSVVAAAQNGAA; encoded by the coding sequence ATGTTCATCCTCTCCGACGACGACCGGGCGATCCGCGACACCGCCCGGGACTTCGCCAACGAGTACCTGGTCCCCAACGCGGTGGAGTGGGACCAGAACAAGCACTTCCCGGTGGACGTGCTGCGCAAGGCCGCCGAACTCGGCATGGGCGGGATCTACGTCAGCGAGGACGTGGGCGGATCGGGACTGCGCCGTCTCGACTCCGTCCGCATCTTCGAGGAACTCGCCAAGGGTTGCCCGTCCGTGGCCGCCTACATCTCCATCCACAACATGGTCACGTGGATGATCGACAAGTTCGGCAACGACGACCAGCGCAAGCAGTGGGTGCCGAAGCTGTGTTCGATGGAGCACCTGGCCAGCTACTGCCTCACCGAGCCGGGCGCCGGCTCCGACGCGGCGGCCCTGAGCACCAAGGCCGTCCGCGACGGTGACGAGTACGTCCTCACCGGTGTCAAGCAGTTCATCTCCGGTGCCGGCAGCTCCGACGTGTACGTGATCATGGCCCGCACCGGCGACACCGGTGCGCGGGGCATCTCCGCGTTCATCGTCCCGAAGGACACCCCCGGGCTGTCCTTCGGCGCCAACGAGAAGAAGATGGGCTGGAACGCCCAGCCCACCCGGCAGGTGATCCTCGAAGGGGCACGTGTGCCGGCGGCGAACCTCCTCGGCACCGAGGGCGGCGGCTTCCGCATCGCGATGCACGGCCTCAACGGCGGGCGCATCAACATCGCCGCCTGCTCGGTCGGCGGCGGCCAGACCGCCCTCGACCGCACGGTCGCCTATCTTGCCGAGCGCAAGGCCTTCGGCGAACGCCTGCTCGACTCGCAGGCCCTGCAGTTCCGCCTCGCCGACATGCGCATCGACCTCGAGGCGGCCCGCACCCTGCTGTGGCGCGCGGCCGACGCCCTCGACCGCGGCACCGACGACGTCGTGGAGCTGTGCGCCATGGCGAAGCGGTTCGCCACCGACGCGGGCTTCCGCGTCGCGAACGAGGCGCTGCAGCTGCACGGTGGCTACGGTTACCTTGCCGAGTACGGGATCGAGAAGATCGTGCGCGACCTGCGCGTGCATCAGATTCTGGAAGGAACCAACGAGATCATGCGGGTGGTCGTCGCGCGGAGCGTGGTGGCCGCAGCGCAGAACGGAGCGGCATGA
- a CDS encoding shikimate 5-dehydrogenase, translated as MLERISKDTRLCISMSGRPSNIGTRFHNFLYEELGLDFVYKAFAPANIEDAVAGIRGLGIRGAGVSMPFKEAVLPLVDVLHDSARAIESVNTIVNEDGVLHAYNTDYQAVSDLLVEHRVDPSLPVTVVGSGGMAKAVTAALRHNGFDEGTVLARNEGAGRALARKYGYTWRSDAEGLAPGLIVNATPIGMAGGAESEDLPVPREAVAAAATVFDVVAMPPDTPLVRYARECGVPVITGDEVIALQAALQFELYTGVTPTRDQIRRASEYSRS; from the coding sequence ATGCTCGAACGCATCTCCAAGGACACCCGCCTGTGCATCTCGATGTCGGGTCGCCCCAGCAACATCGGCACACGGTTCCACAACTTCCTCTACGAGGAACTCGGACTCGACTTCGTCTACAAGGCCTTCGCGCCCGCGAACATCGAGGACGCGGTGGCCGGGATCCGCGGACTCGGTATCCGGGGCGCCGGGGTGTCGATGCCGTTCAAGGAAGCGGTACTGCCCCTCGTCGACGTCCTGCACGATTCGGCGCGGGCCATCGAGTCGGTGAACACGATTGTCAACGAGGACGGCGTCCTGCACGCCTACAACACCGATTACCAGGCGGTGAGCGACCTGCTCGTCGAACACCGCGTCGACCCGTCCCTGCCGGTCACGGTGGTGGGCAGCGGCGGGATGGCGAAGGCGGTGACGGCGGCGTTGCGGCACAACGGTTTCGACGAAGGAACGGTGCTGGCCCGCAACGAGGGGGCGGGACGGGCCCTCGCCCGCAAGTACGGCTACACGTGGCGATCCGACGCGGAGGGTCTCGCGCCGGGCCTGATCGTCAACGCCACCCCGATCGGGATGGCGGGCGGAGCGGAGTCGGAGGATCTACCGGTCCCCCGCGAGGCGGTGGCGGCGGCCGCGACCGTCTTCGACGTGGTGGCGATGCCCCCGGACACCCCGCTCGTGCGATACGCCCGCGAATGCGGTGTCCCGGTGATCACCGGGGACGAGGTGATCGCCCTGCAGGCGGCCCTGCAGTTCGAGCTCTACACCGGGGTGACCCCGACGCGCGACCAGATCCGCCGCGCGTCGGAGTACTCCCGCTCCTGA
- a CDS encoding NADP-dependent oxidoreductase: MALAYGFVDHGGPETQDLLEVDVPAPGPGQLLVAVHAAGVNPADWKVRAGLRRNTVPVSFPAVFGREVSGVVTAVGEDVSGFAVGDVVFGATAAGFGGYTEYTLLDATGTAHKPAEVSFEVAATIPVAAGTAFDIVEHLGIVDADTVLVLGAGGGVGSAVTQLAHATGAAVLGVASAGKRDLVGADGGTWIESGDGFESRVAEAAERCGAVTAIVDLVGGEVLDRTAGLSRDPGRLVSIADPARATALGGSGITRRRSREVFERVAGLVVRGLLVPHIERTWPLREAGEALAIVEAGHARGKVVLTIR; encoded by the coding sequence ATGGCACTCGCGTACGGCTTCGTGGACCACGGCGGTCCGGAGACCCAGGACCTGCTCGAGGTGGACGTTCCCGCGCCCGGACCGGGACAACTGCTGGTCGCCGTGCACGCGGCGGGTGTGAACCCGGCCGACTGGAAGGTGCGGGCCGGCCTGCGGCGGAACACCGTGCCGGTGAGCTTCCCCGCGGTGTTCGGGCGGGAGGTGTCCGGGGTGGTCACCGCCGTCGGTGAGGACGTGTCGGGCTTCGCCGTCGGCGACGTGGTCTTCGGCGCCACCGCCGCGGGCTTCGGCGGATACACCGAGTACACACTCCTCGACGCGACCGGGACGGCCCACAAGCCCGCGGAGGTGTCCTTCGAGGTGGCGGCCACCATCCCCGTGGCGGCGGGGACCGCCTTCGACATCGTCGAGCACCTCGGGATCGTCGACGCGGACACCGTGCTCGTGCTCGGCGCCGGGGGCGGTGTCGGGTCCGCAGTCACCCAGCTGGCGCACGCCACGGGTGCGGCGGTGCTCGGGGTGGCGAGCGCGGGCAAGCGCGATCTCGTCGGAGCCGACGGCGGCACGTGGATCGAGTCCGGGGACGGCTTCGAGAGTCGGGTGGCCGAGGCGGCCGAACGGTGCGGTGCGGTGACCGCGATCGTCGATCTCGTGGGCGGGGAGGTGCTGGACCGGACGGCAGGACTGTCGCGCGATCCTGGGCGGCTCGTGAGCATCGCGGATCCCGCACGGGCGACGGCCCTGGGCGGTTCGGGGATCACCCGGCGCCGTAGCCGCGAGGTGTTCGAGCGGGTGGCCGGGCTCGTGGTCCGCGGTCTGCTCGTCCCGCACATCGAGCGGACGTGGCCACTGCGCGAGGCGGGAGAAGCGCTCGCGATCGTCGAGGCGGGGCACGCCCGAGGCAAGGTCGTGCTGACGATCCGTTGA
- a CDS encoding SWIM zinc finger family protein: MARTGRFGSAHRLDGGIDTRGRRGALGRNWWSKELLSAMEQTADKGRLTRGRQYARAGQVLTLRIEPGVALGEVQGSQLTPFSASVQVRRLDEDAVAELVDRVRSSPGMLARLAAGILPEELGPLLLPRRAGELDFDCTCPDDGWPCKHAAAVAFLLAEQVDEDPLAVLTLRGVDLTTLIGGTEETADEPGDDEDFYGDDTELPELPVERFRPATEDLDPMLLRRALRAGGTDEAVVIRALTDLEDLYRRMR; encoded by the coding sequence ATGGCCCGCACCGGACGTTTCGGCAGCGCCCACCGGCTCGACGGCGGCATCGACACCCGGGGCCGCCGCGGCGCGCTCGGACGCAACTGGTGGTCGAAGGAGCTGCTGTCGGCGATGGAGCAGACCGCCGACAAGGGCCGGCTCACCCGGGGCCGGCAGTATGCGCGCGCGGGGCAGGTGCTGACCCTGCGGATCGAACCGGGTGTCGCGCTCGGGGAGGTGCAAGGTAGTCAGCTGACCCCGTTCTCGGCCTCGGTGCAGGTGCGCAGGCTCGACGAGGACGCCGTCGCCGAACTCGTGGACCGGGTCCGCTCGTCCCCGGGCATGCTCGCGCGGCTCGCCGCCGGGATCCTGCCGGAGGAACTGGGGCCGCTGCTGCTGCCGCGCCGCGCCGGTGAACTCGACTTCGACTGCACCTGTCCCGACGACGGGTGGCCCTGCAAGCACGCCGCCGCCGTCGCGTTCCTGCTGGCCGAACAGGTCGACGAGGATCCGCTCGCGGTGCTGACCCTGCGGGGGGTGGACCTGACGACCCTGATCGGCGGCACCGAGGAGACCGCCGACGAGCCTGGGGACGACGAGGATTTCTACGGTGACGACACCGAGTTGCCGGAGCTGCCCGTGGAGCGGTTCCGGCCGGCGACCGAGGACCTCGACCCGATGCTGCTGCGCCGGGCGTTGCGTGCCGGTGGCACCGACGAGGCCGTGGTGATCCGCGCGCTCACCGATCTCGAGGACCTGTACCGCCGAATGCGGTGA
- a CDS encoding SNF2-related protein yields MLHGLWSPGSGLMLWWDPVGDPDPEDLPSAVRRWIDRPFRHCIELTFPGDAESRTVPAVAVAPPEAAELLLDLPRRPKGVGGDLRYLAHVARGIERWAQAGRVAPELVRAEKQWWARWRLLGGEKTRAWSAELAAAMPPVQRQLGRPVDLLDDLCRELTDPIVRGLHGPSTSLHPLIAALAEGTPHPRGTQRMADALEEWRASLAGYEPDLVLRLVEPDDTDDDIGADALWRLEVCLRSEGRPPMPLPVEKTDPHLLQIGHRKLLVALNAYPRLQDVPRDPASLDLLLPTPVVVDLVEHGARSLDAAGIAVLLPRAWATLDPSLRLQVDSPVAPVSTDDSVVGMNAIVSYEWQLAVGDMLLTPSEMEQLVAANSDLVKLRGKWVRADAEALARAARYVNAHSVREGTLGSLFAQFTGDDPPPAEVTEITASGWIETLLDGRAHPEPVPVPAGLKAELRPYQQRGLDWLAFMSRLGLGAVLADDMGLGKTIQVLALLAHERESGIEGPPTLLVCPMSVVGNWQREAERFVPDLRVYVHHGAQRLRGPALAETAAGHDLVVTTYAIAARDVAQLAALSWRRVVLDEAQHVKNTATAQSRATRAIPAAHRVALTGTPVENRLEELRAVLDFVNPSLLGSAASFRARFAVPIERDHDAVAAARLRALSAPFVMRRVKTDPDVISDLPEKFEQTVRANLTAEQAALYRAVVDDMMQRIRDEEGMARKGAVLAALTRLKQVCNHPAQYLGDGSPVLRRGRHRSGKLALVEDIVESVLADGEKVLMFTQFREFGELVVPYLEERFATTVPFLHGGVSKTRRDAMVAEFQGEGGPPIMLLSLKAGGTGLNLTAANHVVHLDRWWNPAVENQATDRAFRIGQRRDVQVRKLVCVGTVEERIDEMLTGKQELADIVVGAGENWITELSTEQLQSLLALGDEAVGD; encoded by the coding sequence ATGTTGCACGGGCTGTGGTCACCGGGATCCGGCCTGATGCTGTGGTGGGACCCGGTCGGCGATCCCGATCCCGAGGACCTGCCGTCGGCGGTCCGCCGGTGGATCGACCGGCCGTTCCGCCACTGCATCGAGCTGACCTTCCCCGGCGATGCCGAATCCCGCACGGTGCCCGCCGTCGCGGTCGCACCGCCCGAGGCCGCCGAACTCCTGCTCGACCTCCCACGCCGACCCAAGGGCGTGGGCGGCGACCTGCGCTATCTCGCCCACGTGGCGCGCGGCATCGAACGCTGGGCGCAGGCCGGACGCGTCGCCCCCGAACTCGTGCGCGCCGAGAAGCAGTGGTGGGCACGGTGGCGACTGCTCGGCGGGGAGAAGACCCGCGCGTGGTCGGCGGAACTCGCCGCCGCGATGCCCCCGGTGCAGCGGCAGCTCGGCCGCCCCGTCGACCTGCTCGACGACCTGTGCCGCGAGCTCACCGACCCCATCGTGCGGGGACTGCACGGCCCGTCGACCTCCCTGCACCCCCTGATCGCGGCGCTGGCGGAGGGCACCCCGCATCCGCGCGGCACCCAGCGCATGGCCGACGCGCTCGAGGAGTGGCGGGCCAGTCTCGCCGGCTACGAACCCGATCTGGTGCTGCGCCTCGTCGAACCGGACGACACCGACGACGACATCGGCGCCGACGCCCTGTGGCGGCTCGAGGTGTGCCTGCGCAGCGAGGGCCGGCCGCCGATGCCGCTGCCGGTGGAGAAGACCGACCCGCACCTGCTGCAGATCGGTCACCGCAAACTGCTGGTCGCGCTGAACGCCTATCCGCGCCTGCAGGACGTGCCCCGCGACCCGGCGAGCCTCGACCTGCTGCTGCCCACCCCGGTCGTCGTCGACCTCGTCGAGCACGGTGCCCGTTCGCTCGACGCCGCAGGCATCGCCGTGCTGCTGCCGCGCGCGTGGGCGACCCTCGATCCGTCCCTGCGCCTGCAGGTCGACTCGCCGGTCGCGCCCGTGAGCACCGACGACAGCGTCGTGGGCATGAACGCGATCGTGTCCTACGAATGGCAACTCGCAGTCGGCGACATGCTGCTCACCCCCTCGGAGATGGAGCAGCTGGTCGCGGCCAACAGCGACCTGGTGAAACTGCGCGGCAAGTGGGTGCGTGCCGACGCGGAGGCCCTCGCCCGCGCCGCCCGCTACGTGAATGCGCACTCCGTGCGCGAGGGCACGCTCGGCTCGCTGTTCGCCCAGTTCACCGGCGACGACCCGCCCCCGGCCGAGGTCACCGAGATCACCGCGTCGGGCTGGATCGAGACCCTGCTGGACGGGCGGGCTCATCCCGAACCCGTGCCGGTCCCGGCGGGGCTGAAGGCCGAACTGCGGCCCTACCAGCAGCGCGGCCTCGACTGGCTGGCCTTCATGAGCCGGCTCGGTCTCGGTGCGGTGCTGGCCGACGACATGGGCCTGGGCAAGACCATCCAGGTGCTGGCACTGCTCGCACACGAACGCGAGTCCGGCATCGAGGGGCCACCCACCCTGCTGGTGTGCCCGATGTCGGTGGTGGGCAACTGGCAGCGCGAGGCCGAACGGTTCGTGCCCGACCTGCGGGTGTACGTCCACCACGGTGCGCAGCGGCTGCGCGGACCGGCCCTGGCGGAGACGGCGGCCGGTCACGACCTGGTGGTCACCACCTATGCGATCGCGGCCCGCGACGTCGCCCAGCTGGCGGCCCTGTCCTGGCGGCGGGTGGTGCTCGACGAGGCCCAGCACGTGAAGAACACCGCGACCGCCCAGTCCCGCGCCACTCGCGCGATCCCCGCCGCGCACCGCGTCGCGCTCACCGGCACCCCGGTGGAGAACCGGCTCGAGGAGTTGCGGGCCGTGCTGGACTTCGTGAACCCCTCCCTGCTGGGCAGCGCGGCGTCGTTCCGGGCCCGCTTCGCCGTCCCCATCGAGCGCGACCACGACGCCGTCGCCGCGGCCCGGCTGCGCGCGCTGTCGGCGCCGTTCGTGATGCGCCGCGTCAAGACCGATCCCGACGTGATCTCGGACCTGCCGGAGAAGTTCGAGCAGACGGTCCGGGCCAACCTCACGGCGGAGCAGGCGGCGCTGTACCGGGCCGTCGTCGACGACATGATGCAGCGCATCCGTGACGAGGAGGGTATGGCCCGCAAGGGTGCCGTGCTCGCCGCCCTGACCCGTCTGAAACAGGTGTGCAACCATCCGGCGCAGTATCTCGGCGACGGGTCGCCGGTGCTGCGCCGCGGCCGGCACCGCTCGGGCAAGCTCGCGCTGGTCGAGGACATCGTCGAGTCGGTGCTCGCGGACGGCGAGAAGGTGCTGATGTTCACCCAGTTCCGGGAGTTCGGCGAACTCGTCGTCCCGTATCTCGAGGAACGGTTCGCGACGACGGTGCCGTTCCTGCACGGCGGGGTGTCCAAGACCCGCCGCGACGCGATGGTCGCCGAGTTCCAGGGCGAGGGCGGCCCACCGATCATGCTGCTCTCGCTCAAGGCGGGTGGTACCGGACTGAACCTGACCGCGGCCAATCACGTGGTGCACCTGGACCGCTGGTGGAATCCGGCGGTGGAGAACCAGGCCACCGACCGCGCGTTCCGTATCGGGCAGCGCCGCGACGTGCAGGTCCGCAAACTGGTGTGCGTGGGAACCGTGGAGGAACGGATCGACGAGATGCTCACGGGTAAACAGGAACTCGCCGACATCGTGGTCGGTGCGGGGGAGAACTGGATCACCGAGCTGTCCACCGAGCAACTGCAGTCCCTGCTCGCCCTCGGTGACGAGGCGGTGGGCGACTGA
- a CDS encoding DUF5995 family protein, with protein sequence MKHFGRGFVGVAAGAALLSTLLAAPTVAAAPVPPGRAPSQCVSTVPVSDIAALTDPQGIDTFDDARARIAELRQLLTRSDDYRGTFVLAFDEILELTGPTLDSGIYDDPEWASALAVEVVRLYLSSWHEYVTGGTPAPHWANALALAEQCDRSPGRILLGSIVAHLVIDFPEALVTIGSTPQHTRDFYTFGEALVDAAPAIASEFDATYGVDLGPFFTGWFAGNLFGKTETTTFMFQSARTAAWVNNFGLQNPATAGVTRIEMNLAVDAASVVLDGMEQTGII encoded by the coding sequence ATGAAACATTTCGGTCGGGGATTCGTCGGGGTTGCGGCGGGAGCCGCACTGCTGTCCACACTATTGGCCGCGCCCACCGTGGCCGCGGCGCCGGTACCGCCGGGACGGGCACCTTCGCAGTGCGTGTCCACCGTTCCGGTATCGGACATCGCCGCCCTCACGGATCCGCAGGGAATCGATACCTTCGACGACGCCCGGGCGCGCATCGCGGAACTGCGGCAGCTGCTCACCCGCAGCGACGACTACCGCGGCACCTTCGTGCTCGCCTTCGACGAGATCCTGGAGCTGACGGGCCCGACTCTCGACTCCGGCATCTACGACGACCCGGAGTGGGCCTCGGCGCTCGCGGTCGAGGTCGTGCGTCTCTACCTGTCCAGCTGGCACGAGTACGTCACCGGTGGCACACCGGCACCACACTGGGCGAACGCCCTCGCCCTGGCCGAGCAGTGCGACCGCAGCCCGGGCCGGATCCTGCTCGGCTCGATCGTCGCCCATCTGGTGATCGACTTCCCGGAAGCCCTCGTCACCATCGGCTCCACCCCGCAGCACACCCGCGACTTCTACACCTTCGGTGAAGCACTCGTCGATGCCGCACCGGCCATCGCGAGCGAGTTCGACGCGACCTACGGCGTCGACCTCGGCCCGTTCTTCACCGGCTGGTTCGCCGGCAACCTGTTCGGGAAGACGGAGACGACCACCTTCATGTTCCAGTCGGCCCGAACCGCCGCGTGGGTGAACAACTTCGGTCTGCAGAACCCCGCCACCGCCGGCGTCACTCGCATCGAGATGAACCTCGCGGTCGACGCCGCGTCCGTCGTCCTCGACGGGATGGAGCAGACCGGCATCATCTGA